A stretch of Henckelia pumila isolate YLH828 chromosome 4, ASM3356847v2, whole genome shotgun sequence DNA encodes these proteins:
- the LOC140862461 gene encoding uncharacterized protein, producing MTVMTRFTLVEAPSSYNVIFGRPAMNAFRVVASAYHQKIKFPVGDKVGEVRGDQPSSRKFYAETVKVDYKRARQTGKEGGQGGREVCSVEESKGDYEEVELVFGQEGKSVKIARDSETNLAEQLKSCLIRNKDVFAWSQDNLMEVPSHVAEHKLNITPGSRPVLQKKRHFEPVKDKVIAEQDQELLRAGHIKEVQFPTWLSNVVLVPKATGLSSNSFSLRGSGQSQLCHVGRGHVSKDDGQSIPKVNESECGGEMPSPTSIKEVQRLTGLIIALTRFIARSAHRSYHFFQVLRKAQSFGWTEQCEQTFQELKGHLASLPFLVKPEPRERLWIYLSTTEQAVSTILIKEEKGDQRHVYYVSHALKGAEVRYTEIEKMALALVITARKLRPYFLSHPVTILTNSLLGRVMTHLDASGRLVKWTVELGEYDIEYQTHGASSVGGSGVGVILVSPTQEKIKIAVKLDFQASNNEAEYEAVIAGMKQARKVGASHIIIYYDSQLVAQQVKKTLCTREEFDKVLQDN from the exons ATGACGGTCATGACAAGATTCACACTAGTAGAAGCACCCTCTTCTTATAATGTCATCTTCGGGAGGCCGGCTATGAACGCTTTCAGAGTCGTGGCCTCAGCTTACCATCAGAAGATCAAATTCCCCGTGGGAGATAAGGTGGGAGAAGTCCGAGGAGATCAGCCTTCTTCCCGAAAGTTTTATGCCGAGACGGTTAAAGTAGATTACAAGAGGGCGAGGCAGACCGGGAAGGAGGGGGGCCAGGGAGGAAGAGAAGTTTGTTCCGTGGAGGAATCTAAGGGCGATTATGAAGAGGTGGAGCTGGTGTTCGGACAAGAAGGGAAATCTGTCAAGATTGCCCGGGACTCGGAAACAAATTTGGCCGAGCAATTGAAAAGCTGTCTCATCCGGAACAAGGATGTGTTCGCCTGGTCTCAAGATAATTTGATGGAAGTTCCATCTCATGTCGCAGAGCATAAACTTAACATCACTCCTGGGTCCAGGCCTGTGCTACAAAAGAAAAGACATTTCGAACCCGTGAAGGATAAAGTAATTGCTGAGCAGGATCAGGAATTATTACGGGCCGGGCACATTAAGGAGGTACAATTTCCTACCTGGCTGTCCAATGTAGTGCTGGTGCCAAAGGCTACAG GGCTATCATCAAATTCCTTTAGCCTTAGAGGATCAGGACAAAGTCAGCTTTGTCACGTCGGGAG GGGCCACGTATCAAAGGATGATGGACAAAGTATTCCGAAAGTAAATGAGTCGGAATGTGGAGGT GAGATGCCTTCGCCAACATCAATCAAGGAGGTTCAGCGCTTGACCGGGCTAATTATAGCCCTGACCCGGTTTATAGCTCGATCAGCTCATCGTAGTTATCATTTTTTCCAAGTGTTGCGCAAGGCCCAGAGTTTTGGCTGGACTGAGCAGTGTGAGCAGACCTTTCAGGAATTGAAGGGGCATCTGGCTAGCTTGCCTTTCTTGGTTAAGCCAGAGCCGAGGGAAAGGTTGTGGATCTATCTGTCTACTACAGAGCAGGCGGTCAGCACTATTTTAATAAAGGAGGAAAAGGGAGATCAGAGGCATGTATACTATGTTAGTCATGCTTTGAAGGGGGCAGAAGTCAGATATACAGAAATTGAGAAGATGGCCCTGGCTTTGGTAATAACAGCCCGGAAATTGAGACCTTATTTCCTATCTCACCCGGTAACTATCCTTACTAACAGCCTCCTAGGGCGAGTCATGACTCATCTAGATGCCTCGGGGAGGCTTGTGAAATGGACAGTGGAATTAGGAGAATATGATATTGAATACCAGACGC ATGGAGCCAGTAGTGTTGGAGGCAGTGGTGTAGGGGTCATCCTGGTTTCACCCACCCAGGAGAAAATCAAAATAGCTGTGAAGTTGGATTTCCAGGCCTCCAACAACGAAGCTGAATATGAGGCTGTGATAGCTGGGATGAAACAGGCTCGGAAAGTCGGGGCAAGTCATATTATAATATACTATGACTCACAGTTGGTTGCCCAGCAGGTGAAGAAAACCTTATGTACCCGAGAGGAATTTGATAAAGTACTTCAAGATAATTGA